A stretch of Prionailurus bengalensis isolate Pbe53 chromosome E4, Fcat_Pben_1.1_paternal_pri, whole genome shotgun sequence DNA encodes these proteins:
- the LOC122476624 gene encoding translation initiation factor IF-2-like, which translates to MNEKSGAGARPGQSSGRRGGGSWGGEARPAVLAAARRRLRPAGACTPRPMSPGAPDPGRGSPWRERAGRTARESSMGALGSIFSPGAGGCSSPSRPLSSTPGPEPRPAPRTAPGRSQESGRVMPKVTQLGGGNAKRQPPQVQPGPAHCV; encoded by the exons ATGAATGAAAAGTCCGGAGCCGGAGCGCGCCCGGGCCAGAGCAGCGGCCGCCGAGGAGGCGGGAGCTGGGGAGGCGAGGCCCGCCCGGCCGTGCTGGCCGCGGCTCGGCGGAGGCTGAGACCCGCGGGAGCCTGCACCCCGCGCCCGATGAGCCCTGGCGCCCCGGACCCGGGCCGCGGCTCTCCGTGGCGGGAACGCGCCGGGAGGACGGCGCGGGAGAGCTCGATGGGCGCCCTGGGCTCCAT cTTCTCACCTGGGGCGGGTGGGTGCTCGTCACCCTCCCGCCCGCTTTCCTCCACTCCTGGGCCAGAGCCGCGTCCAGCACCACGGACAGCTCCCGGGCG ATCCCAAGAGAGCGGAAGAGtcatgcccaaggtcactcagctgggTGGTGGAAATGCCAAGAGGCAGCCTCCTCAAGTCCAGCCCGGCCCTGCCCACTGTGTCTGA